The following are from one region of the Halarcobacter sp. genome:
- a CDS encoding response regulator transcription factor, whose translation MNSLTLLYAEDELETRENYGRYLKRYFKEVYVVSNGKEALESYKKYKPNIMLLDINMPILNGLELTKQIREEDTLTRVIILTAHLEQDKLLFAAELNLTKYLPKPISRMELKEALNEATKQFKQLNNQNEYLSLKNGLKWNKSAKTLFFENNEIKLTKHETLLIELLSSKKDKVFSSDEIALYLWDDIIDLENSTKLKDIIKRLRKKLPKDSIENIYGAGYKLNK comes from the coding sequence ATGAATAGTTTAACTCTTTTGTATGCTGAAGATGAATTAGAAACAAGGGAAAACTATGGCAGATATCTAAAAAGATATTTTAAAGAGGTTTATGTTGTTTCAAATGGAAAAGAGGCTTTAGAATCTTACAAAAAATATAAACCAAATATTATGTTACTAGATATAAATATGCCCATACTAAATGGACTTGAATTAACAAAACAAATAAGAGAAGAGGATACTTTAACAAGAGTTATAATCCTAACGGCTCACTTAGAACAAGATAAATTATTGTTTGCAGCAGAATTAAATCTAACAAAATATCTTCCTAAACCAATTTCAAGAATGGAATTAAAAGAGGCTTTAAATGAAGCTACAAAGCAGTTTAAACAATTAAACAATCAAAATGAATACCTAAGTTTGAAAAATGGTTTAAAATGGAATAAAAGTGCAAAAACGCTCTTTTTTGAAAACAATGAAATAAAACTCACAAAACATGAAACACTTTTAATAGAACTACTTAGTTCAAAAAAAGATAAAGTTTTTTCAAGTGATGAGATTGCACTTTACTTATGGGATGATATTATTGATTTAGAAAACAGTACAAAATTAAAAGATATAATCAAACGTCTTAGAAAGAAACTTCCTAAAGACTCAATTGAAAATATTTATGGTGCAGGGTATAAATTAAATAAATAA
- the gyrB gene encoding DNA topoisomerase (ATP-hydrolyzing) subunit B, which yields MSQQEYGASNIKVLKGLEAVRKRPGMYIGDTNINGLHHMVYEVVDNSIDEAMAGFCKNIKITMTKDHWIRVEDDGRGIPTSMHPTENMSAATVVLTVLHAGGKFDKDTYKVSGGLHGVGVSVVNALSKDLKMTIYREGKIHYQEFSKGIPKAPLEVIGDSPRKTGTTIEFLADDSIFEVTQYEFATLAKRFREVAYLNSFISITLEDEIRKTKEVYHFEGGIKQFVEDINKETAVSDAVAFSERVEDVEVDIAVMYNSTYTEKTLSFVNNIRTIDGGTHEAGFKAGLTRSIVKYVNNNANAREKDTKITGDDVREGLIAVVSVKVPEPQFEGQTKGKLGSSYVKPICQKLTSEVLDKYFEENPVQAKAIMDKALMAARGREAAKKARDLTRKKDAMTVGTLPGKLAECQSKDPAVRELYLVEGDSAGGSAKQGRDRVYQAILPLKGKILNVEKSRLDKILKSDEIRNMITALGCGIGEDFDEEKIRYHKVIIMTDADVDGSHIQTLLLTFFFRFLRPIVEKGYLYIAQPPLFRYKKGKNETYLKDETALSNFLIENGAESFEFNGLGVNDLIDLFKTVSRYRGMLSQLEKRYSLIEVLKHLVENPDLVKLEQKELYEVVKNFIEDKGYNILTKTITEEYIQLFVQTNEGLEELVIDDELFASPYFSEATYIYSKLVERDISMFEGRDLVEVLEEIEGLAKKGAYIQRYKGLGEMNPEQLWETTMTPEDRRLLRVNIEDAEAASDTFTLFMGDEVEPRRNYIEEHAKDVEHLDV from the coding sequence ATGAGTCAACAAGAATACGGCGCTAGTAATATTAAAGTCTTAAAAGGTTTAGAAGCTGTAAGAAAAAGACCAGGGATGTATATTGGTGATACAAACATCAATGGTTTACATCATATGGTTTATGAAGTTGTAGATAACTCTATTGATGAGGCTATGGCAGGTTTCTGTAAAAATATTAAAATTACTATGACAAAAGATCATTGGATTAGAGTTGAAGATGATGGTAGAGGTATTCCTACATCGATGCACCCAACAGAAAATATGAGTGCAGCTACAGTTGTTTTAACTGTACTTCACGCTGGTGGTAAATTTGATAAAGATACATATAAAGTATCTGGTGGTCTTCACGGGGTTGGTGTATCTGTTGTAAATGCACTTTCTAAAGATCTTAAAATGACAATTTACAGAGAAGGTAAAATTCATTATCAAGAGTTTTCAAAAGGTATTCCAAAAGCACCTTTAGAAGTAATAGGTGATAGCCCAAGAAAAACAGGTACTACAATTGAATTTTTGGCTGATGATTCAATTTTTGAAGTAACTCAATATGAATTTGCTACATTAGCAAAAAGATTTAGAGAAGTTGCATACTTAAACTCATTTATCTCTATTACTTTAGAAGATGAAATTAGAAAAACAAAAGAGGTTTATCATTTTGAAGGTGGTATTAAACAGTTTGTTGAAGATATAAATAAAGAAACTGCTGTATCAGATGCAGTTGCTTTCTCAGAAAGAGTTGAAGATGTAGAAGTAGACATCGCTGTTATGTATAACTCTACATATACAGAAAAAACTCTATCATTTGTAAATAATATCCGTACTATCGATGGTGGTACTCACGAAGCTGGTTTTAAAGCAGGTCTTACTAGAAGTATTGTTAAATATGTTAATAATAATGCAAATGCAAGGGAAAAAGATACTAAAATTACAGGTGATGATGTAAGAGAAGGTCTTATTGCAGTTGTATCTGTAAAAGTACCAGAGCCACAATTTGAGGGTCAAACAAAAGGTAAATTAGGTTCATCATATGTAAAACCAATTTGTCAAAAATTAACTTCAGAAGTATTAGATAAATATTTTGAAGAGAATCCTGTACAAGCTAAAGCTATTATGGATAAAGCTTTAATGGCTGCACGTGGTAGAGAAGCAGCTAAAAAAGCTAGAGATTTAACTAGAAAAAAAGATGCTATGACAGTTGGAACACTTCCAGGAAAACTAGCAGAGTGTCAAAGTAAAGACCCAGCAGTTAGAGAGTTATACCTGGTGGAAGGGGATTCTGCAGGTGGTTCAGCAAAACAAGGTAGAGATAGAGTTTACCAAGCAATTTTACCTCTAAAAGGTAAAATTCTAAATGTTGAGAAATCAAGACTTGATAAAATTTTAAAATCTGATGAGATTAGAAATATGATTACAGCTCTTGGTTGTGGTATTGGTGAAGATTTTGATGAAGAGAAAATTAGATATCACAAAGTAATTATTATGACCGATGCCGACGTTGATGGAAGCCACATTCAAACACTTTTATTAACATTTTTCTTTAGATTTTTAAGACCTATTGTTGAAAAAGGTTATTTATATATTGCGCAGCCACCATTATTTAGATATAAAAAAGGTAAAAATGAAACTTATCTAAAAGATGAAACAGCATTATCAAATTTCTTAATCGAAAATGGTGCAGAGAGTTTTGAATTTAATGGATTAGGTGTAAACGATTTAATTGACTTATTTAAAACAGTTTCAAGATATAGAGGTATGTTAAGTCAACTTGAAAAAAGATATTCTTTAATTGAAGTATTAAAACATCTTGTTGAAAATCCAGATTTAGTTAAATTGGAACAAAAAGAGCTTTATGAAGTGGTTAAAAACTTTATTGAAGACAAGGGTTATAATATCTTAACTAAAACGATTACAGAAGAGTATATTCAATTATTCGTACAAACAAATGAAGGTTTAGAAGAATTAGTAATAGATGATGAATTATTTGCATCACCATATTTTAGTGAAGCTACATATATTTACTCAAAACTTGTTGAGAGAGATATCTCAATGTTTGAGGGTAGAGATTTAGTTGAAGTTTTAGAAGAGATTGAAGGTTTAGCTAAAAAAGGTGCATATATCCAAAGATATAAAGGTCTTGGTGAGATGAACCCTGAGCAACTTTGGGAAACAACTATGACTCCTGAAGATAGAAGACTTTTAAGAGTAAATATTGAAGATGCTGAAGCTGCAAGTGATACATTTACTTTATTTATGGGTGATGAAGTTGAACCTAGAAGAAACTACATTGAAGAACACGCAAAAGACGTAGAACACTTAGATGTATAA
- a CDS encoding rhodanese-like domain-containing protein → MNFLKYFLVLSLLFVQLFSSDLKNDEDIPAIVSIDWLKTNYNNPNLVIVDLRDTQEYLNGHIKNAVNIPGLKSLFDEKFMMPKLDFLRNLMSNAGIDSTSKVVAYDNGDFIWAARFYWILETLGHDDVGILKVAYGPLVEKSFTISTEEYKPEKKEFIPRVDNEKIQTKLSTLLAIGKKTIIDGRKKSHYEGKESLAKRFGHIPTAKNYACTQNYQVSENGNIMKDLNQLKEVYKDVSKDKEIILYCDGGAEAALNYIVLQELGYNVSVYDGSWLEWGNDKEVPIENPSK, encoded by the coding sequence ATGAATTTTTTAAAATATTTTTTAGTTTTGTCACTACTTTTTGTGCAATTATTTTCTTCAGATTTAAAAAATGATGAAGATATTCCTGCAATTGTTAGTATAGATTGGTTAAAAACAAATTATAATAATCCAAATTTAGTAATAGTTGATTTAAGAGATACACAAGAGTATCTTAATGGACATATAAAAAATGCAGTAAATATACCAGGTTTAAAATCTTTATTTGATGAAAAATTTATGATGCCTAAACTTGATTTTCTAAGAAATTTAATGAGTAATGCTGGCATTGACAGTACTAGTAAAGTTGTAGCTTATGATAATGGTGATTTTATTTGGGCTGCAAGATTTTATTGGATTTTAGAAACCTTAGGGCATGATGATGTAGGAATTTTAAAAGTGGCATATGGACCACTTGTAGAAAAATCATTCACTATTTCTACTGAAGAATATAAACCAGAAAAAAAAGAGTTTATACCAAGAGTTGATAATGAAAAAATCCAAACTAAACTTAGTACACTTTTAGCAATTGGTAAAAAAACTATAATAGATGGTAGAAAAAAATCACATTATGAAGGGAAAGAATCTTTAGCTAAAAGGTTTGGTCATATTCCAACAGCTAAAAATTATGCTTGCACACAAAACTATCAAGTGTCTGAAAATGGCAATATAATGAAAGATTTAAATCAATTAAAAGAGGTTTATAAAGACGTATCAAAAGATAAAGAGATAATTCTTTATTGTGACGGTGGAGCAGAAGCAGCATTAAATTATATTGTACTTCAAGAATTGGGTTACAATGTATCTGTTTATGATGGTTCTTGGCTTGAATGGGGGAATGATAAAGAAGTTCCCATAGAAAATCCATCAAAGTAG
- the dnaA gene encoding chromosomal replication initiator protein DnaA, whose amino-acid sequence MTSKEFLTIIKKEANPTDYKRYLKQLSYKKISSDDKLAVFEVSNRYLASWIKSKYKPLIQHCFEIYDGTKPDIEIKITGEKKSKKEIISEKAKSEATESTILNPSYTFDSFVLGSSNQMAYNASLAVSEKPGIQYNPLFIYGGTGLGKTHLLQSIGNDAIEKGKTVIYVTIEQFMNDFTFSIKNKNMEHFRSKYRKCDVLLIDDIQFLSGKEQTQEEFFHTFNELHNAKKQIVMTSDRLPSQIAGLVDRLKSRFEWGLTADIQIPGLETKIAIIEKKSELNGINLSREIVNYIATNLDNSIREIEGVLIKLNASASLLNQEINLELAQNLLKEQIKEKKENIKLPDIISLVANELNIKPSDIKSKKRTATVANARRVVIYLARELTHNSMPDIAKFLGMKDHSSISKNIQKTNELIETDENFKLIIQNLKNKIIH is encoded by the coding sequence ATGACAAGCAAAGAGTTTTTAACTATTATTAAAAAAGAAGCTAATCCAACAGATTACAAAAGATATCTAAAACAATTAAGCTACAAAAAAATTTCTTCTGATGACAAACTAGCAGTATTTGAAGTTTCAAACAGATATTTAGCATCTTGGATAAAAAGTAAATACAAGCCTTTAATTCAGCACTGTTTCGAAATCTATGATGGAACAAAACCAGACATTGAGATAAAAATAACAGGTGAAAAGAAAAGTAAAAAAGAGATTATTTCAGAAAAAGCAAAAAGTGAAGCTACTGAAAGTACTATATTAAACCCTTCATATACCTTTGATTCTTTTGTTTTAGGAAGCTCTAACCAAATGGCATATAACGCATCTTTGGCAGTTTCAGAAAAACCAGGTATTCAGTATAATCCCCTATTTATCTATGGTGGAACTGGACTTGGTAAAACTCACCTTTTACAATCAATTGGTAATGATGCAATTGAAAAAGGTAAAACAGTAATCTATGTAACAATTGAACAGTTTATGAATGATTTTACATTTTCTATTAAAAATAAAAATATGGAACATTTTAGAAGTAAATATAGAAAATGCGATGTTTTACTAATAGATGATATCCAGTTTTTAAGTGGAAAAGAGCAAACTCAAGAGGAGTTTTTCCATACATTTAATGAACTTCATAATGCTAAAAAACAAATTGTAATGACTTCAGATAGACTTCCATCTCAAATTGCAGGTTTAGTTGATAGATTAAAATCAAGATTTGAATGGGGATTAACAGCAGATATCCAAATTCCGGGGCTTGAAACAAAAATTGCTATTATTGAAAAGAAAAGTGAATTAAATGGAATTAATCTAAGTAGAGAAATTGTAAACTATATTGCAACTAACTTAGATAACTCTATTAGAGAGATTGAGGGTGTTTTAATTAAATTAAATGCCAGTGCATCACTACTTAATCAAGAGATTAATTTAGAACTTGCACAAAATCTTTTAAAAGAACAAATTAAAGAGAAAAAAGAAAATATAAAATTACCTGATATAATATCCCTTGTTGCAAATGAATTAAATATTAAACCAAGTGATATAAAATCTAAGAAAAGAACCGCTACAGTGGCTAATGCCAGAAGAGTAGTAATATATCTTGCTAGAGAATTAACTCATAACTCTATGCCAGATATTGCAAAATTTTTAGGTATGAAAGATCATAGTTCAATATCTAAAAATATTCAAAAAACAAATGAGTTAATAGAAACGGATGAAAACTTCAAATTAATCATCCAAAATCTAAAAAATAAGATCATACATTAA
- the ruvC gene encoding crossover junction endodeoxyribonuclease RuvC, whose product MKILGIDPGTRNCGYAVIEKVGNNVKLIEAGLIKIKTKILQEQIVEMCEGLDMIFKKYEINEVAIEDMFYAFNPKTVIKLAQFRGAISLKVLQEFGNFAEYTPLQVKQAVTGNGKAQKEQVAFMVKRLLGIKKEIKPLDITDAIAIALTHSQRLK is encoded by the coding sequence TTGAAAATATTAGGAATTGACCCGGGAACAAGAAACTGTGGATATGCAGTTATTGAAAAAGTGGGAAATAATGTGAAATTAATAGAAGCTGGGTTGATTAAAATAAAAACAAAAATTCTTCAAGAGCAGATAGTAGAGATGTGTGAAGGACTTGATATGATTTTTAAAAAATATGAAATTAATGAAGTTGCCATAGAAGATATGTTTTATGCTTTTAATCCAAAAACAGTAATAAAACTAGCACAATTTAGAGGGGCAATCTCTTTAAAAGTTTTACAAGAGTTTGGTAATTTTGCAGAATATACACCTTTACAGGTAAAACAAGCAGTAACAGGAAATGGAAAAGCTCAAAAAGAGCAAGTGGCTTTTATGGTAAAAAGATTACTTGGAATAAAAAAAGAGATAAAACCACTAGATATAACAGATGCAATAGCAATAGCCTTAACTCACTCTCAAAGATTAAAATAG
- the purN gene encoding phosphoribosylglycinamide formyltransferase: MKRIGILASHNGSGFETIQKACEEKILDGQVVLVISNNSDANVLKKAENKNIPNFIINAKKFPDENLDEKITNLMLEFKVDFIFLSGFMKKLEKNLICAYENKIINSHPALLPKFGGKGMYGSNVHKAVIENKETESGCTIHFVNENYDEGEYILQKKLDISNNETAQSLEDKIKSLESKAIVEALQKVIK, encoded by the coding sequence ATGAAAAGAATTGGGATTTTAGCCTCACACAATGGAAGTGGCTTTGAAACTATACAAAAAGCGTGTGAAGAAAAAATTTTAGATGGACAAGTTGTACTTGTAATATCAAATAATAGTGATGCAAATGTATTAAAAAAAGCAGAAAATAAAAATATACCAAATTTTATAATAAATGCAAAAAAATTTCCAGATGAAAACTTAGATGAGAAGATTACAAATCTTATGCTTGAGTTTAAAGTTGATTTTATTTTTTTATCAGGATTTATGAAAAAATTAGAGAAAAATCTTATTTGTGCTTATGAAAATAAAATCATAAATTCACATCCAGCACTTTTACCAAAATTTGGTGGAAAAGGTATGTATGGCTCAAATGTACATAAAGCAGTAATTGAAAATAAAGAAACAGAGTCTGGTTGTACTATTCATTTTGTAAATGAAAACTATGATGAGGGTGAATATATTTTGCAAAAAAAGCTAGATATTTCTAATAATGAAACTGCCCAATCACTAGAAGATAAAATCAAATCTTTAGAATCAAAAGCTATTGTAGAAGCACTACAAAAAGTTATAAAATAG
- the dnaN gene encoding DNA polymerase III subunit beta → MKFIITKSIFENIVSSMQPFLEKKDASSITSHIYLEVNDSKLTLKATDYEIGLECSIESITEAIYGKATVNGSNLLGIIKRLKDADIIIETADNNLIIKQNKSTFKLPMYDADEYPSLMLQNDLKNLEISTINLINSIRKITPAIDNNNPKFELNGALIDIKSSKINFVSTDTRRLAISHLQNISNAEAQFIIPKKAIIEIQKLFLDDANIMYDENNLIVSNSNMKFFTKLINGRFPDYERIIPQSLKYNMTIPKSMLVESIKLVTSLFSNIKITFRPHSIVFESLDEDTESKTQIDIELNIDQEFYLAVNAKYMLDFLSQTNNEDVKIGFNESNLPFYLEDEKFFTIVMPIVLEK, encoded by the coding sequence ATGAAGTTCATAATAACAAAAAGCATATTTGAAAATATTGTTTCATCAATGCAACCTTTTTTAGAAAAAAAAGATGCAAGTTCTATTACTTCTCACATATACTTAGAAGTAAATGATTCTAAATTAACATTAAAAGCAACAGATTACGAAATAGGATTAGAATGTTCTATTGAATCTATTACTGAAGCTATATATGGAAAAGCAACAGTAAATGGTTCTAATCTATTAGGTATTATTAAAAGATTAAAAGATGCAGATATCATAATTGAAACTGCTGATAATAATCTAATTATCAAACAAAACAAATCAACATTTAAATTACCAATGTATGATGCTGATGAATATCCATCACTAATGTTACAAAATGATTTAAAAAATTTAGAAATTTCTACTATTAATTTAATTAATTCTATTAGAAAAATTACTCCTGCAATTGATAACAATAATCCTAAATTTGAATTAAATGGTGCTTTAATTGATATTAAAAGTTCAAAAATAAATTTTGTATCTACTGATACTAGAAGATTAGCTATTTCTCATTTACAAAATATCTCAAATGCTGAAGCTCAATTTATTATTCCTAAAAAAGCAATTATTGAAATTCAAAAACTATTTTTAGATGATGCAAATATTATGTATGATGAAAACAATCTAATTGTTTCTAATTCAAATATGAAATTTTTTACTAAACTAATAAATGGTAGATTCCCAGATTATGAGAGAATCATTCCTCAAAGTTTAAAATACAATATGACAATTCCAAAAAGTATGTTAGTGGAATCTATTAAATTAGTAACTTCATTATTCTCAAATATTAAAATTACTTTTAGACCACACTCTATTGTATTTGAATCTTTAGATGAAGATACAGAATCAAAAACTCAAATTGATATTGAATTAAATATTGATCAAGAGTTTTATCTTGCAGTAAATGCAAAATATATGCTTGACTTTTTAAGTCAAACAAACAACGAAGATGTTAAGATTGGATTTAATGAATCAAATTTACCATTCTATTTAGAAGATGAAAAATTCTTTACAATTGTAATGCCAATCGTTTTAGAAAAATAA
- a CDS encoding YbhB/YbcL family Raf kinase inhibitor-like protein, giving the protein MKKLFAILTLSSSLLLAEGFTLKSETVSGQFGKKQEFNGFGCSGENISPDLSWENAPKGTKSFALTVYDPDAPTGSGFWHWVVFNIPKSVSKLEEGFGNKPHKDIIQSLNNYGTNSFGGACPPVGDKAHRYEFTIHALDVDKLELDEKTNPAVVGFYLNSHTIEKSTLTAYYKR; this is encoded by the coding sequence ATGAAAAAATTATTTGCAATTTTAACTTTAAGTTCTAGTTTATTACTAGCAGAGGGTTTTACTTTAAAAAGTGAAACTGTATCAGGACAATTTGGAAAAAAACAAGAGTTCAATGGCTTTGGATGTAGTGGAGAGAATATATCTCCTGATTTATCTTGGGAAAATGCACCAAAAGGAACTAAATCATTTGCATTAACTGTTTATGATCCTGATGCACCAACAGGTTCAGGATTTTGGCATTGGGTTGTTTTTAATATTCCTAAAAGTGTTTCAAAGCTTGAAGAGGGATTTGGAAATAAACCTCATAAAGATATTATTCAAAGTTTAAATAACTATGGAACAAACAGTTTTGGTGGGGCTTGTCCTCCTGTAGGAGATAAAGCTCATAGATATGAGTTTACAATTCACGCTCTTGATGTTGATAAACTTGAATTAGATGAAAAAACAAATCCTGCAGTTGTTGGGTTTTATCTTAACAGTCATACAATTGAGAAGTCAACTTTAACAGCTTATTACAAAAGATAA
- a CDS encoding HAMP domain-containing sensor histidine kinase: protein MFDIAIQNQHYVFIFIIFALALVFFIISKISYNKKLEKEVNKQLNELRDKDKLLIAQSKLAAVGETLAHIAHQWKQPLSQINSVVANIEADFEDKKLDSEKLEEHLNEIEKLTFYMSDTIESFNNYLQPNDEKEVFFIKEAFDIAFGLVYKLFESKQIECKFEIQEDSKIVGIKKEFIQAILVILNNAKDVLVDNKIENPKIKIFIGTVDNKAYLEISDNGGGIPKEFFEKIFDPYFTTKPHSQGTGHGLCMAKMIVEKSMHGELKVENENLGAKFSIILSKEENE from the coding sequence ATGTTTGATATAGCGATTCAAAATCAACATTATGTATTTATATTTATAATTTTTGCTTTGGCTTTAGTTTTTTTTATAATCTCAAAAATCAGTTATAATAAAAAACTAGAAAAAGAGGTAAATAAACAACTAAATGAATTAAGAGATAAAGATAAACTTTTAATTGCCCAATCAAAACTTGCGGCAGTTGGAGAAACTTTAGCTCATATAGCTCATCAATGGAAACAACCCCTATCACAAATAAACTCAGTAGTAGCAAATATAGAAGCAGATTTTGAAGATAAAAAATTAGATAGTGAAAAACTTGAAGAGCATCTAAATGAGATAGAAAAACTTACCTTTTATATGTCAGATACTATTGAAAGTTTTAATAACTATTTACAACCAAATGATGAAAAAGAGGTATTTTTTATAAAAGAGGCTTTTGATATAGCTTTTGGTCTTGTTTATAAACTTTTTGAATCAAAACAAATTGAGTGTAAATTTGAGATTCAAGAGGACTCAAAAATTGTAGGTATAAAAAAAGAGTTTATCCAAGCAATTTTAGTGATACTTAATAACGCAAAAGATGTATTAGTAGATAATAAAATAGAAAATCCAAAAATCAAAATTTTTATAGGAACAGTTGATAACAAGGCTTATTTAGAAATAAGCGACAATGGTGGAGGGATTCCAAAAGAGTTTTTTGAAAAAATTTTTGATCCTTATTTTACAACAAAACCGCATTCACAAGGAACTGGACATGGTCTTTGTATGGCAAAAATGATTGTTGAAAAATCTATGCATGGGGAATTAAAAGTTGAAAATGAAAATTTAGGAGCTAAATTTTCTATTATTTTATCAAAGGAAGAGAATGAATAG
- a CDS encoding peroxiredoxin, whose amino-acid sequence MACDTGAKPIEKKEESSENQNIIENKKEENMSSSLVLRKVPEFKMEAYDAKSGHYTEVSSEDYKGKWHVVCFYPADFTFVCPTEIAAMNAKYNEFQELGVEILAVSTDTKFSHKRFVETEPLLKGLKLTIGADSTGAVSRAFGVMIEEEGIALRGRFLINPEGTVVAQEVQAPMVGRNVNEFLRQVRAWQHAEKTGEVCPAGWVPGKKTLPVNTDVEQMTGRVGDYITVEEIMS is encoded by the coding sequence ATGGCTTGCGATACAGGTGCAAAACCAATAGAAAAAAAAGAAGAATCAAGTGAAAATCAAAATATTATAGAAAATAAAAAGGAAGAAAATATGAGTTCAAGTTTAGTATTAAGAAAAGTACCAGAATTTAAAATGGAAGCATACGATGCAAAATCAGGACACTACACAGAAGTAAGTAGTGAAGACTATAAGGGTAAATGGCATGTAGTTTGTTTTTATCCAGCAGACTTTACATTTGTTTGCCCAACAGAGATTGCAGCAATGAATGCAAAATATAATGAATTTCAAGAGTTAGGTGTAGAGATTTTAGCTGTATCAACTGATACAAAATTTTCTCACAAAAGATTTGTTGAAACTGAACCTTTATTAAAAGGATTAAAACTTACAATTGGTGCAGACTCTACAGGTGCAGTAAGTAGAGCATTTGGTGTTATGATTGAAGAAGAGGGTATTGCATTAAGAGGAAGATTCTTAATCAATCCAGAAGGAACAGTAGTAGCTCAAGAGGTTCAAGCTCCAATGGTTGGAAGAAATGTAAATGAGTTCTTAAGACAAGTAAGAGCTTGGCAACATGCTGAAAAAACTGGTGAGGTTTGTCCTGCTGGATGGGTACCTGGTAAGAAAACACTTCCAGTTAACACTGATGTAGAGCAAATGACAGGTAGAGTTGGTGATTATATCACTGTTGAAGAGATTATGTCATAA